A DNA window from Streptomyces sp. B21-083 contains the following coding sequences:
- a CDS encoding TIGR02611 family protein: MNTGSDKPGEAAVAPAEAGTGEAATERELGSRAPEFIKARRMLHVSWQVGVFVVGLAVVGAGIVMLPLPGPGWLVIFGGMAIWATEFVWAQLVLRWTKRKVTEATQRALDPRVRRRNIILTAIGLVIVAVLVGIYVWKFGLEMPWKIKNQ, translated from the coding sequence ATGAATACGGGGAGTGACAAGCCCGGCGAGGCTGCCGTGGCACCGGCCGAGGCCGGAACCGGCGAGGCCGCGACCGAGCGTGAGCTCGGATCGAGAGCGCCGGAATTCATCAAGGCGCGCCGGATGCTCCACGTGAGCTGGCAGGTCGGCGTGTTCGTCGTGGGCCTCGCGGTGGTCGGTGCCGGCATCGTCATGTTGCCGTTGCCCGGGCCCGGCTGGCTGGTGATCTTCGGCGGTATGGCGATCTGGGCGACCGAGTTCGTCTGGGCCCAGCTGGTACTGCGCTGGACGAAGCGCAAGGTCACCGAGGCGACACAGCGTGCACTCGATCCCAGGGTGCGCCGCCGCAACATCATCCTGACGGCGATCGGACTGGTGATCGTGGCGGTTCTTGTCGGGATCTACGTATGGAAGTTCGGGCTGGAAATGCCCTGGAAGATCAAGAATCAGTGA
- a CDS encoding SsgA family sporulation/cell division regulator: MNTTVSCELHLRLVVSSESSLPVPAGLRYDTADPYAVHATFHTGAEETVEWVFARDLLAEGLHRPTGTGDVRVWPSRSHGQGVVCIALSSPEGEALLEAPARALESFLKRTDAAVPPGTEHRHFDLDQELSHILAES; encoded by the coding sequence ATGAACACCACGGTCAGCTGCGAGCTGCACCTGCGCCTCGTTGTGTCGAGCGAGTCCTCACTGCCCGTTCCTGCAGGACTGCGGTATGACACGGCCGATCCCTACGCCGTGCACGCCACCTTCCACACCGGAGCCGAGGAAACCGTCGAGTGGGTGTTCGCCCGCGACCTGCTCGCGGAGGGCCTCCACCGACCCACGGGTACCGGTGACGTCCGAGTCTGGCCGTCCCGGAGCCACGGCCAGGGCGTTGTCTGCATCGCCCTGAGCTCCCCGGAGGGCGAGGCCCTGCTCGAAGCACCCGCACGAGCCCTGGAGTCCTTCCTGAAGCGAACGGACGCCGCTGTGCCACCCGGCACGGAACACCGCCACTTCGACCTCGATCAGGAGCTGTCCCACATCCTGGCGGAAAGCTAG
- a CDS encoding CGNR zinc finger domain-containing protein: MLITHDTRCALDTVVDLVNTAPDDDTTDALPDVDALEDFVRKHNISDIGVLSEIDLAAVRRIRGRFAGVFAAEEARTAAAHINELVAAAGTTPRLTDHDGYDWHVHYFAPGASVADHLAADCGMALAFFVVAGEQERLRRCEAPDCRHAFVDVSRNRSRRYCDSRTCGNRLHVAAYRARRKESAS; this comes from the coding sequence GTGCTGATCACCCACGACACCCGGTGCGCCCTCGACACCGTGGTCGATCTGGTGAACACCGCGCCGGACGACGACACGACGGACGCGCTGCCCGATGTCGACGCGCTCGAAGATTTCGTACGAAAGCACAACATCAGTGACATCGGCGTGCTGTCGGAGATCGATCTCGCCGCCGTGCGCAGGATCCGCGGACGGTTCGCCGGGGTGTTCGCCGCCGAGGAGGCCCGGACCGCCGCCGCACACATCAACGAGCTGGTCGCCGCGGCGGGGACCACACCCCGACTCACCGACCACGACGGCTACGACTGGCACGTGCACTACTTCGCACCCGGCGCGTCCGTCGCCGACCACCTCGCCGCCGACTGCGGGATGGCCCTCGCGTTCTTCGTGGTCGCCGGTGAGCAGGAGCGGCTTCGGCGCTGCGAGGCCCCGGACTGCCGGCACGCCTTCGTCGACGTCTCCCGCAACCGGTCCCGCCGCTACTGCGACAGCCGCACCTGTGGAAACCGGCTTCATGTGGCGGCCTACCGGGCGCGCCGCAAGGAGTCGGCGAGCTGA
- a CDS encoding DsbA family protein, whose amino-acid sequence MSDSSSAPAGTPAPVSVPVLEVWCELQCPDCRTALDDVRALRARYGDRLELRLRHFPLERHKHSFAAAQAAEEAAEQGQAWPYVEAVLGRVEELDRRGEPFLVEVAGELGLDAEEFDTALIDGRHILIVDADQAEGKAIGVTGTPTYVIGDERLDGGKNQEGLRERIEEIVDRLLAGQDA is encoded by the coding sequence ATGAGCGACTCCTCTTCCGCGCCCGCCGGCACCCCCGCCCCGGTCTCCGTCCCCGTCCTGGAGGTCTGGTGCGAACTCCAGTGTCCGGACTGCCGCACCGCCCTGGACGACGTACGCGCCCTGCGCGCCCGCTACGGCGACCGGTTGGAGCTACGGCTGCGGCACTTCCCGCTGGAGCGGCACAAGCACTCCTTCGCCGCCGCGCAGGCCGCCGAGGAAGCGGCTGAGCAGGGACAGGCATGGCCCTACGTCGAGGCCGTGCTCGGCCGGGTGGAGGAGCTCGACCGTAGGGGCGAACCCTTCCTGGTCGAGGTGGCCGGCGAACTCGGCCTGGACGCCGAGGAGTTCGACACCGCACTGATCGACGGCCGGCACATCCTGATCGTCGACGCCGACCAGGCCGAGGGCAAGGCCATCGGCGTGACCGGCACGCCGACGTACGTCATCGGCGATGAGCGGCTGGACGGCGGCAAGAACCAGGAGGGGCTGCGGGAACGGATCGAGGAGATCGTGGACCGTCTGCTGGCCGGACAGGACGCCTGA